tggaaaaattaaacaaatacaaCTTTCTTCAAATGAGCGAGATCTTCTATGCGTGTTTGTTAAAGACAACTGTACTAAATTAACAGAAAGTCTGGCGCTCAATGTCATGCGTAGATTTGATATTGTGATTACAACCTATAGTCTGCGGATTtaggaaaaatagaaaaagcgCAATATCGAGCCATCATTCgttgtttgatttttgaagtgaaatGTGAAGTTGAAGTTGTAAGCGGTGACTCCTCCAATGGCGAAcctcaaaaattgctttaatgagctacACTGTGGTCGAACGTTTGATTTTGATAAACGCCGTTCAGGTACTCTCATGATCTCGTATTGGCAAACAGCCAATTGAAGAAGCGCATGATAAGATAAAGACAGTAGGCGTCTCAAAAACTCGCGTGAGTCATATAACGTATGAAACCTTAGAAACTGGTGGCGCAATTAGTGTGGCTTTATTTGGcgaagaaaaaagtattttccagTCATGACAACCGGAGCACTGCCTCGCCCCACTTCCCATGtctaaattagttaaattaagTCGCGACCTAAACCATATGTAATATTGCCATATATTTGGCCTCTACAACATCAACAACTCCCAAAGAGTGACGCTTTACATAGAAAATAGTTTAGTTAAGCGACAAGGCAAGAAGTAAAGTTAGAAGTTAATTTTAAGGAGAAATTTGTCACCTTTCTTCTGCTAAAGGAAAAGACTTTTggcaatttcaaaaaaaaaagctcCTTTATCGACTTCAACTGCGCTAAAAAGAACTTCACTCCTGCAGTGATTCCGACCTTCTCCATGGAagatacattaaaaaaaagccACTTCTAGGCGATATTTCCATACAATAAGctatggtaaaaaaaattgaaaaaatggcTGTATGGATGAATGTTTGTTTCCCCCTATTGATCATTATTTCTAAGCGTCTGCAATTTAGGGCAGAAAGATAAGTGGTCGTCCTGCCGTGGCTCGAACCAATTCACCACACAAATTTTTCGCGTACACAACCGCAGTAATTGCCTTAGAAAACAGATAATTTTGCTGAGGGAGTTGAATATAACGACCAGATCAATGTCAAGACTTTATGGATCGTCAAGTGAAATCCTGCTAACTGGTCATCATCTGACAACGCTCTTGAACGCAACGCAAATTAGGCTCAAAGAGATGTAAGCGGCATTCTTCAGTGGCACGCGGCTGCATAGCCGTTGACCTGAAAGTATCCTTTTTGCagatgaaaaaataatcaagGGCCATGAAAGTATGATTTTTACTGCGGAAAAAATGTTCACTCtgcaaaagtttttaataagcaattgagaaaaaaaaaacatttcaaagcgtaaaaaatgtAATGCCAAGGGTTTATTAGACGCTGCGCCATTATCTTTGGCAATGCCCAGTCTTCGGTCGTAAGAAACGTGACATATTTCACGGCTCACAATGCTTCAACTTGGGAACTGGAATGGAAAAGTATCAGGTTTTTCTCAAATCCACTGAGCTGCTAAATACGGTTTAATTTGGTTACGACCTGGGAGTATAATGAGTTTAGTGGGAGCCTAAGGGTGACCTACTGTGGTCTAGAGATCACGCGCCTTCCTTTTCAATCAATCaaccaaccaaaaattcaacGTAGGCAACATCCTGTTTCTGTAATGGTTTGGTCAGGAGGCTGCTGTAAGGTCGTTGCGTCTTCTGCATAGtcgttataaatatttcttcactACTGTTAAAAAGTGATTAAATGTGGGTAAAATTGTACCAACAGATGTTTTAGTTTATGCGTAATAAACCAGCTAAGCAATACTCTCTTAGATGGAAAGCATTGGATCTTCGATTAAGAGCCTGCTCCAATACATAAGGCAAATACCACACAGTACTCCTTTTATTGCCATTACCAGTCTATCACAATACTACttattaaaatatcgaaatttaaatACTTCATTATTCGACCTAACAGAAGAAGGTGATCCTATCCTAAACCAACATATATTTTGATTCTTTGGACACCCAGAAgttgatattttaattatatcaggatttgaaaaaaattctcatCAAGAATCAGGTAAAAAGGAAACTTTTGGTTAGCTGATTTCAGAGCTGCAAATGATCGGCCGATAAGACTATAGTTTGTGGTTAGAGTTAAGGAATATTTCCTCTCGAATGTCTCGTCAATTCCAATAGAAACTGTGTGTGCTGGTACTGATCAATTTCCGTGTCGTTTGAGGGCTCATGTGAAAGTAAAAGGTGATCATTTCGAATACAATTTTGTAGATCGCTTACTTAATATATggatcattaaataaaaatatctttataaaaAGATGTGTTACAGAGCCAATTTTGCAATATACCTaaacttgtaacagaacttatggcaggacTAGATAGTGTCAAAAAAATGAGtctaatatttttgaaatggccaaaataattacttaaaattgtGGATCAGCACCCTGTACAAGCAAATTAGTACTTTTCCATTCAAGCTTATGATATAAGTTGGCGAAAAAACACAACCCAGTTATTATTAGATTCATATTTAAACAGAGcgtaaaaatttccaaaacttCACACAATAAATTTTAGCTGATCCTAAATCTTGTATCTCCGTATCTTGCAGCTGCATAAATGATTTgcagatatttataaaataaataaaatagtttgccGGTTAGGTAAGCAACACGTGGCATATAGACCTTCGGATTTTCCCCATCATAAACCATTACGtatattttgacatttgcactcacatacatgcatacatacttacaattaTGCATGCTAGATGGGTCATTCCattccatacaaaatttatatacaaaattttttatcgagcAAAACATGTTGTCTTCCGTTCCTTGAGGCAAAATATTGGACACGTACTTtttatttcgacaaaatttgctaaaatttcgagttatgaattttcgaaatttcaacaCTCGAAAAAAGTAACTGTGAACATTTGCGTTTTTGTAGGAAAAGTATTTgatttgtataatataatataatattttttttttgaaattcgaattttttttttttcaaaatgttttcgaaatttttatttaaaaattcacattCCATTCTTCAATTActtattcataaattatttcaaactttatttaaaatttttaaggcaAATCATTAATGGAATGACCCAGCACAAATGTGATTAcggtaaatataataaaaatataatcaaaatcaaaCATTGTCTAAATGTCTAAAATGCTTAATTGCATTTATGTTTATAATTCCAACTGTAACAAATACATTTATAACGgctttataaataaatgagtgGTCCATATACCAGCAGAGCGTACATTATATCCGTATGTACATAGGGAGAAAAGTCTTAAAATTTGTTGACTGATAACGCAATATGATGTAAGTGAAGGTATTAAGAtgaaactatgtatatatataaagtcaGTTCGCCGTGAGGCCGCTTCAAAAGCACACAATTAGTATATAGAATCACCCAAGCGCGGTTGGCCATCACCGAGTTTCtacttttgcataaattttatgcgtaaattcttgaaaaatgttTGGTTTGTGTAAAAATTCGGAAGGTGTCTTCAAATTCGAATTTCGGCGACAATTGCTGGCTTCAGTGTGCAGTAAGCAGACAAAAATGAATGTGGTTTTTCAGTGCTTTCAGGAAATGGagtgaaatggaaaataatgtGGCACTTCATATAttgtgcaaaatttaatatttgatatattttttatatatgttcaATATACTTATCAAAGCATATATGAGCATTTAACAGTTGATAattgttttctcatttttttcaaagcatacatacatatgtgagttgAAGCTTAGAGAGAAAGAAAGGTAAAGGCATATGTGAGTGTTTAGAAGCATTCTTCTgcgaaaattttttgaacaattctagtggtgaaacaaaaatattttgtacgaATTGTGAATTTCACACATTTCAGtggaaacatttgaaaattaatgcAACAGTTATTGTGATTCAAATTTGCATaccgttatatgtatgtggaaatATTGTGTGATAAAGGCAATGTTGTGAAATTGTACGACGAAAGAGCTGACCGAAGTCGTGAAAATTGTGATTTTATAACGAGCTAATAATTtcacaattaatattttaactagTTTAAAATAGTAGAATCCAAAATacgcaaatatgaaaaaatgctgattctaaaatatttaatttttttaaattttttttttgtcaattttaattattttttttttttatttttaatgttattttgtgatatttattttttgttggttatatttattattttttttaattttttttatttttaatattattttgtgatatttattttttttgttatatttattatttattattttttatttttttttaaattgtttttgtaaattttattttttttattcttaatgctattttgtgatatttattatttttttattgtttttttttttaatttttttttgtaaattttttttttatttttaatattattttgtgatatataaatttttttttggttatatatattatttttttatttgtaatccCAACTTTGtggcttttaaaataaaaagtaaaggaaaaatcacaaaaaagttgtttaaacCCTCAAatcgcaataaaataaaaaaaatttatttacggttgtgaaattaaaattatttttttaacctagaaatgaaaatttgattacatttattttataattttattatttatttttaaattatttttttaaatattgttttaattttttcttaattttttttaatttaattttgttattttttcataattttaatgttttttaaatttattttaaaataaataacacaatgtgctattaaaaaaaaatgaaaaataaaaaaaaataaaaaaagttgtttaatttttcaaatcgcaataaaattgaaaataaattttcgattgtgagattaaaattgtttttttttttatttttcataatttttaaaatttaaaaattttgtttattaatttttctttgatttttaaaacacacataactgaacatttatttttaagttttcgttgTGTTTAgagagaatatattttttataatttctttttttttattttatattttatatttttaatttttatattttttcgttttttttatatatttttttttaatttttgtagctttaattttttattaaattttgtattaattttttcttattttttaatctaattttatctttttttctttccaaatataaattttcgattgtgggattaaaaatttaaaattcgaaTCCCGATCCGACATtgatacaaacatatatattttaggtGTTTTCAGTGATCCGTACATAAGtctttgcaaaacaaaaaattatgtttatatattttccgGAATATATCAGCTCACTTTCCACATATTATTCTgagggtattttttttttggttatattatatttttgaacatttcCATCTTTAATGCACAAACTCCTATAAGATATATTTTTCCTCTAGACCGTCTGGAAACTCAGTGTActaattcaaaaaattgaaaatcttttaaatatttcatcagCACTTAATTTAGGTATACCAGGATATATAGACACTATCCAAAATTAatataatcgaaaaaattcgtttaataTTGTATGAAATATGAAAGCAACCACATTTGAATTAAACAAACAGTTAAAAGTGAAGTTTTTGCCCTTCCggttttgaatatatttgataCAGTAAAAAGAAATTCAGTATTTTTGAAGCTAATTTCATAATGCCACTCTCATAGAAAACTGACAGAGTTAATTTTTACAAGTAGGAAAATCCGGTCCGGACTTAAAGTTGAATGCGTAGGAACCATCCCACCAAGCTCGCGGCGCTGATGGAGCAAATTCCCGCACCTATTGGCAATAGCTGGCCGCTTCTGAGTGATTGCTTCCTTTAGACGGTCTTATTCTTGACAGTACTCTGCCGAATTAAGCGTTTGGCCATAGAATACTTTGTTGTAAGTGACTCATGTTTCATCGGTAGTAACCAGTCGCTTTAGAAATTTTACAATTACCCCTAAATCGGTTTACAATTTCAGTCAGTTGAATTGAAGTTGAAGGAATTCATGTTTTACCTTCCTAAAGGTTTGTACTTAATAACGGATTAAAGtagtttgaaattataaatgaaatattttttttttatcaatttttcactttctattaaaattatttgggaCAAATTTTAGTGTTTAACTATAACTGACTTTAagcagttttaaatttttgatattctagTCAACCCTATTGGTAAATAGTTGAAAACCAATACTAAAGAGAGTTGAAGTATGACAGTTtcaaccaaaaattttttgacaagtTGAGTTGAAAACCATaataccaaatttcaaaatttcggcCAAAATGCACAATAGGAGCCAATGTTTAACTTCCAgttaaataaccaaaaaaagttgaagtttgacaGCAGTTGGGTTGAAAACCATAATAGTGGTCAATGTTTAACTCCTAGGCTTTCGATATTTCAGCACGTGAATCGGCCACTTTGATTTCCATTATCAGTCACCTGGTTTGTCTTTTCGGCattattgaagaaaaactgTAAACTATGGCGTATATTCTCTTTGTTGGTATCCAACTCTGACGCGTtcgcaaaaaacaacaatattgagTCAAGCTATCACAAAACTGTCTAGTAAGTTTTTTTAGTACGAAATCTTATCTTCTAAAGCCATATAGTAATATAAACACACTTATATGGTACAACGCGAATTACAGATGGCTTTAATACCATCTGTTGGAAAAATTatggatttatttttagaagataTATAGCTAGGGGAATACTACTATCGCTGTTTGTAATATGGTATTTGTGGGCAATCCAAATGCGTAAATTACATGACTCAACAAATTTGAAGGGAAAATTTGCGAGTGATGTGCTTAGAGGTCTGCAAAATATTTGAGCTTTCCTGATTACGAGTTTGAGTTACAACAATTTTCCTTTATGTacagctttttttttgtaattttagtgAATGGTGGTGGTTTGACCCCTACAACCTTTgactacaataaaaaaaatcttatgtCTTAGGGAATTTTTACTATCTTTTTCAGGTTTAGCAATACAAAAGTAGCAAGAAACCGCTTCCAACATCACACACTCGCAAAACGACTGTAAACCAGTGTTATTATATAATGTTTAGGTCTTCGAAAGTGAAGTAGACGCCTTATAAGCTCCCAATATATCAAACACCCAATATATCAAACACCcgagattttatatttttagatttataattgCGGCATAGTATATTTATGAAAGTAACGGTAAATATTTACTTAGCAATTCGcagacataaaaatatttacttttcttgTCAATTTAAATGCATTATTTGCTTATCTACATTATCTTAATTTTACGTCAACaacaaacttacatatatgtatacatatgtacaaccaacttttataatatttacagtTACGATCATCACTTTCTGTCATGGCTTCGGCTTGGGTTGGTTTTCGGTGATACTTTCGAAATTGCAATCGCCCGCAGAGACTGAACTGGATTTCGTTATAACTGTGTATGAGGGTTCATGGATTGGCGGACTGTCATCGCTAGGAGGTGGCGTTGGTAATATCATCTATGGCGTAATGTTAGATTTTATCGGACGTAAAGCTAGCGCCTATTGTCTAGCCGTGCCGTATATAGTAAGtgtaaaaagatttttaaataaatccgtTGTCTTAACTGCATATTCTTTATAGGTTTCTTGGATACTCGTATATTTTGCACGCTCCGTGGAATATCTATATATAAGCCGGTTTCTAGCTGGCGTCACAGGCGGTGGCACTTATGTCATTATACCAATATTTATTGGCGAAATTGCTGAACCAAAGTATGTATAGCTATTTGTGGGGACTTCAAAGCTCAAAACTTACAATTACTACCGTTACTTTTTGGAAAGTTTGTGTGTAATTTTGTCCTTAGACCAATATTACTGGTATCGTTCTAAGAACAAGGTGgaattttgacttttttctatcaaaaatttaatccaCTCAAAGTAAAAACTTATGGCACACGAGTCATATTGTCGGTGTTTGttgaagtcgcaggtctcccagaaCGGTCTTAATCAGCGACGtgttcccggccctccaaaaagtcctggtgccaccgaaacacaccacttcttgctaaagtaaCATCTGGATaaacctgcttgatcatatcaaacgtctctgtcgttgatttaccgagtttcgcacaaaatttaatcgcgtacctctggtctaacgaacgctgcattttcggcttgcaccacccACAGAAACACGTTGCGCAAAAATGTTCGTTCTGACTCTCCAGTTGCTCGGAGACAATTGACCACccgctcgttcgttagttaGGAACGCCCTCTATCCAATTCAGTCGGcacgcgcacgctccgaagtataGTCGCTGCGGAGGAAAATCAGtcatattactttccggacagtCTCTGTACAAAACTACCCATtccattttgttaaaatttggtCTTGAAATAGGAATATCCTCTTTAGAATCGGCGGTACCATCGATATTTATGATCTTTTATTCAACTGACTGCCTTATGCAATAGGTCGTCTTTGTAGAATCGCTCGATTCCCATTTGAATTGCCGCTAATCCATGCGTTGTAAAAAGGTTTGAGAGTTCGTAACCTAGAACTCGGACGGAATTTGCGTCAAGCTTTCAAAACTAAGGCGAAAAGAGGCATGTTTTACTTTTTCACGCAAGGTTTCCCGGCTAAAGACCAGATCAGATCAACAAAAGCTAGACGTTGTCAGGCcaaatactatatatttgcTCGGAAAGTCCTTCACATTGATTACTTTTCGTCTTTATTGGCTTAGACACCGCCTAcacggttatagtcgagtttacaatGGAGCTACAGTTGTACTCCCTTTTCGCTGCTTAGCGCCAAGTGGAGATCCCAAACGTAGCTAGGTCGTACTGCACCTGGTCTTTCcgacagagtggaggtcttcctcttcctctgcttcccccagcgggtactgcgtcgaatactttcatgactggagtgttttcgtccgtTCATCCATTGAACCGGTGAAGTTCTATCAACTTATTTCGTTGGAACAGGGAGATTTACACTTTTGTATTGCACGATTATTTGTATGTAGAAACCCGAAAATGTGATCAATAAAtcttatagatatgtatatgtggggTTTCCAGCTTCTATTAGCCTACATTACCACTTgccattatactatatataaatacaatgaCTGATTCTGAAACATTTTCTTCtctatttttttcagaattcgCGGCCGCTTAACAGCACTTTTCTCTCTAACCTTAAATAGCGGCATATTTTGTGGTTATATAATAACAGCACGCATGCCCTACCATTATATACCAATAATCGGTATACTATTGCCCGTAATTTATATGGTACTTCAAATCTTCTTCCCGGAAACACCAATGTATTTGCTGGCGCGTGGTCAAGATGAACGCGCTAAAAAGTCATTGAAGTTCTATCGCAACTATGAACCGACAACAAAAGAGAGCGCTACGCAATTTGAAATGGCATTTGAAAAGCTCAAGAGCGATGTGACCAGTCACCAGGCAAACACGGTTGGCGTGACGTGGCATGATTTCTGTGAGTGCAGAATGTGGTTCCTCAAAaccaaaataattgtttttctctctctttctcgcCAAACCACAGGTAATAAACGCGCTATGATTGCTTTCGGCAATGGTTTCGTGCTCATGTGGCTGAATGTCTTCTGTGGCGCCTATGCCATACTTTACTACACTTCGAGTATATTTGTAGCCGCGCGCACCGAATTGCATCCGGACACCAATACCATCATTGTGGGCTTGGTGCAAGTCACTGGCGTGTACACCGCTACCATTCTGGTCGATAGATTCGGCCGCCGTCCGTTATTGATATTTTCTTGTGCGGCCACTAGTGTGGGCATGACGATATTCGGCTTATATGGTTATTTCTTGCAAGAGACCTCGGTCGATTTATCACCTGTTAGGGCATGGTTGCCACTCTTAAATGCTTGCTTCATTATGTTCGTGGCCAATTCGGGTCTCATACCGATTCCATTTGTTTTGTTGGTGGAGTTAATGCCACCGAAGGTGAGTAGAACCGTGGATATACTTGTATCTATTTTTGGTATactaaaagtgtttttttttcccAAATAGATACGCGCCAAAGCGGCCGCCGTTTGCTTGGTCATCTTCAATATCCTCGGCTTTGTTCTAATGAAAATgtttccgatttctttggctgCTTTTGGTCTCTACTGGCCGATGTGGTTCTTTGCTCTGACAAGTGTTCTGGGTTTGGTTTACATTGTAATCTTCATTAAGGAGACCAAAGGCATGTCGCTTAATAAAATTGACCCGGAAACATAAGTATTGCACAAGTATAAGTACAAAGGGGGTTTATTAGATATTAAGGGACGTTATGAATAATGGGGGCTGATGTTTGATGTaagcttttaaataaacaaCCTAAAGttcgtttttggttttttgctttAATGTTCTTCTAGACATCCTACCTGACTCTACCTTAATACCAAGCCCATCcctgaaattaatatttcttccaGCCCTCCCAGGCTTTGATCCGTGAATATTACGAAACTATAAACTGTTCTTTTGCACAAGAATTTATCTCTTCCTTATTTGTTACTGCAAAATTGTGCACTCATCTTACATATGGtgaaattacttaatttaaGACTTCATTCATTCATTAGCACCCCTAATTTGTTAGCTTAAACATGTCAAGCGATAACATCATCGGATTTGGCGTATTTGTACTACAAAGTCTTATCAAATAGCAACACTTAAGTAGATATAATATTTAACGACAATATGAACTATGATATGATGAAGTGTTATCAAGATTACAGTTAAACACTGGTATTAATAATTCTATAAACATTTTGTACCCCAAAATAACGTAAAGATGGATTTTGGACTTATGAAGTGTTATGCGGAGTTTACTTTATTACGAACATAGCTATTTCAGTGGCATTTAGTGAAGGGCGATAAGTTATCGAAAACTTGTCTCATACGAGTCGTTGTGAcgagaaatttgaaaaagtttaagaaaCAGTGCTTAAAATCGTTTGTCATTTGCGAGATTGCAGCGGATCTCTACATCTCTTACGGATCGACTCAAGATCTTACGGTTAATGCCATAACAAAATCGGTACTCATAGTTTTCTTTGATAAACGTCATGTGCTTCATGATGGATTTGTTCTACAAAGTGAAACGGCCAATAAGGAATACTGCTTTCAATATTTAGGCATATATGTGAAGAAACTCACACGATAATGCTCCGTCACATTCTAGCATGATTTTTTGGCAAGGTACGAAACGAAAGCCAACGTTTAGCTAcagtattcaccagattttgctctgtgacttttttctgttttcgaaactgaaaaaaGCGCCAAGTCTAAAAAATCATTCCTTGAAGacttataacaagtgtatgaatatttaaattggCTCAAATGTACTTGACCCCGGCGATAATAAAGATATGTCTTATAATACTTTTGGGATACGtgggatagatatcgagagttgaagagggaagcgcgACGCATTTGCGGACAAAACAGAGAGAGGCCAAAATCGGTGAGCCTACGaacagcttgacaagctggccgacaggggtaatgctcgaaaattctaaaaaaaaaagaaaagatgcggcgactcaTAGAAGGTTCCAAGATCGGACTATACTTTTGTAGAACCTCCAGAaattaaatgaatgaaattatgGATGGAACACTTCTGTTGACAGTGAGAGCATAACACATGGTGAGCCCGATTGAACTGCCTGCGCgggccgatgacatcgataacattggccataacaaccgcgccgttaattTTGCTTTCTTCGGGTGGAACAAAGATTAGAAGCAAGTAGGGTTTCGTTGGAAATTGTCTACTCCGCAAAAATATTGTTGCAAATTCTCCATGCATAACTCCCTGCGAACGCAACTTTTATGCAAAGTGAAGACTATCAAATGATATTTCCCTCAAATAAAGCGCACGATATTCTTCTCTCGacgaaatatatttgtatttccaACCATTTCCACTTTTTGCAACCTATAAACCCCAATATTGAAACAGAGAGTTGATAACATGCTGTTgtaagttgttattgttgcaataCTGGATTTTTCCCTATTCCCAATTATTtcgctatattttcttctttttcgcatGCATTTATGCTCTttacttcacttcactttgcAAGCAAAGAGTGTACTCTTACACCACCagcactttttaattttgaccTCAATTCCATGCCAAGCATTCGATCAAAATTTATGATAACCCTGAGCtaaatattgttgctgctgttggcgGCAGCTAAGCATATTGTATTGTATGGGTTTAGTTTTAAAATGCAACTTATGTTAATGCGTTTCGTTGCAACAGTGAATTTAAATGCCGCTCGAACACAACAATGGCCGCAGAACGGGGgtaaacttgaaattttaaaagcaaagcactcagcaaaaatatatgtatacaagtatatctgtatttatacataaatattgtatttacgAGTCGATAAAAACGATATATTTAGTTTGGTTTAGCGAAGAAATGGAACCgagttatgtttgtatgtatgcaatgaATGCAGTTGGTGTGGCATATGGTCTGAGCTCGGAGGATACAAGCAATAA
This genomic stretch from Bactrocera dorsalis isolate Fly_Bdor chromosome 5, ASM2337382v1, whole genome shotgun sequence harbors:
- the LOC105230081 gene encoding facilitated trehalose transporter Tret1, with protein sequence MFGLCKNSEGVFKFEFRRQLLASVCITIITFCHGFGLGWFSVILSKLQSPAETELDFVITVYEGSWIGGLSSLGGGVGNIIYGVMLDFIGRKASAYCLAVPYIVSWILVYFARSVEYLYISRFLAGVTGGGTYVIIPIFIGEIAEPKIRGRLTALFSLTLNSGIFCGYIITARMPYHYIPIIGILLPVIYMVLQIFFPETPMYLLARGQDERAKKSLKFYRNYEPTTKESATQFEMAFEKLKSDVTSHQANTVGVTWHDFCNKRAMIAFGNGFVLMWLNVFCGAYAILYYTSSIFVAARTELHPDTNTIIVGLVQVTGVYTATILVDRFGRRPLLIFSCAATSVGMTIFGLYGYFLQETSVDLSPVRAWLPLLNACFIMFVANSGLIPIPFVLLVELMPPKIRAKAAAVCLVIFNILGFVLMKMFPISLAAFGLYWPMWFFALTSVLGLVYIVIFIKETKGMSLNKIDPET